From the Candidatus Binatia bacterium genome, the window CCTGCCACGAGAACCAGACGGCTCTGCGAGCATCCGTGCGCCGGCTGTCCGGTAGCCCTCGGAGAATTGGTGGGCCCCGGGAGGGGCGTCACCGTGGGCGACGGAGTCCGTGACGGCGGGGGTATGGGTCGGACCCGCGGGAGGTTTCGTGGTTGTCGTCGCTTGCATCGAGAGCGGACTGGGTGCCGATGGAGAGAGCGTAGCCCCCAGCCAGTCGATGAGCGCACGGATGCCGCCGGCACTCACAGATTCAATATCGCTCTTACCTAGGAGACATAGTCTCGCGCCCTCACATCCCGAAGGGACCTCGAGTTGAAGTCAATCGCGAAGCCAGGTCTCCTGGATTGTCGGCATCCTACTTACAGTGGCGGGGGGGCGACGAAACGAATCCTCTCGACGCACACGAGTGCCAGCGCGCAACCTGACCCTCTTTCAAGGGCTGTTGCATCGTCCGCGGTTCGTCTGGGTACATCGACGAGACCCATTCGCCGTAGCCGTTGAAGATCGGCGTCGGGAAGATCTCCCTGGGCTTCGTGCCGAGCCAGCAGGCGTGGCCCTGATCCCAACGTGGATGCGGAATCTTCGGGTCCACGTTCGGCGAGAAGCCGTACGCGTAACCGTAGGGAGGAACGGACCAGAAGGTCGGTGGCTGGCGCTTCATGAGCTGAATCGACACGACCGATTTCGCGCCCTTGTAACCGTACTTACAGGGCAGGACCATTCGGGCCGGCGCGCCGTTTTGTTTGAGAAGTGGGTGGCCGTACATCCCGGTCGCGACGAAGGCGAGTGGGTTCGTCTCCTCATCGATGCGCAGCACTGACGAACCGAACGAACTTGGCGTCGGACGTCGGCTCGACGCGCTCGAGGAGCTTCGCGAGCGGCACCCCAACCCACGGCACGTTCATCACCCAACGTTCCACGCACCGAAACGCGTACAGCCGTTCCTCCAGACCGATCGCGTTGATCGCGTCGAGATCGAACGTCGTGGGCTTGTTGCACTCACCACTCACCTCGACCGCCCAGGGCTCGACTTCAAAGTCATTCGTGAGCGGGCAAACGAAGCCCCCCTCCCCAAGCAGGAACTCGTAGAAGTTGTTGTGGGACCCCGCTTCCTTCTCGGCGATCGTCTTCTGGAGCTGATCCCTCGGGAGGGGGAAGGCCGCGCTCTTCTCGATCTTCGTGCCCACGGGGTACTTGAAGGGCGGCCGCAGGAAATCTGGCGCGGACGTTTCCGCGTTTGCCCACCGCGCGCCCAAGCCAAGCAGCGGCGGCGCGGCGCCCGCCCGCCCGAAGCACATCCCGCCGCCCTACGAACACCTCGAACGGTGTGATCCACGGGGCTGTTCCTCGGCCGGGAAATCGAACTTGCTCATCTCGGTTCCTCCCGGCCCGAGTCGGTCCGAACGTTCAGGCGTTTACGAGAGGAGCGACTTCCCGCATGAACAATTCGAGCTGATCCACCTGCTCGTGGACCGAACGGGCGCGAAGGCGGACGCCCATGTGATTCACGCCGAGGGCCTTCGCTGCGCGGAGCGGCTCGGCGAGTTCTTCTCCGCTCCCACTGATCGAGCCTTCCGGCAGATCCCACGTCGGCTTGCCAACGTACATCCAGGGCGAGTTCTGGCCGATCTCGATCGGGGCATCGCCGCGCGTCTCCGCCCGGTGCCCGCGAAGCATCTCGATCGCGCCGGCCATGCCCATCTCAGGTGGGCCCTGCGGAAGCCAGCCGTCGCCTCGCTCGGCGGCACGCCGGATCGCCGCCTTGCTCGAACCACCGACCCAGATCGGGGGGCGAGGCCTCTGCACCGGTCGAGGCTTCATACCGACATCGGAGAACTTGAACGCCGGCCCCTCGTGGCTCGGGTATTCTTCCCGGAACGCCTCAGCGATCGCGTCGATCGACTCGTCGAGCAGCTTGCCGCGACGCTTGAAGTCGACACCGAGTGCATCGAATTCCGCCTTCGCGTGGCCGGTTCCCACTCCGAGGATCAATCGCCCGCCCGAGAGCGCATCGACGGTCGAATACGCCTTCGCCGAGTCCAGT encodes:
- a CDS encoding molybdopterin-dependent oxidoreductase; amino-acid sequence: MLRIDEETNPLAFVATGMYGHPLLKQNGAPARMVLPCKYGYKGAKSVVSIQLMKRQPPTFWSVPPYGYAYGFSPNVDPKIPHPRWDQGHACWLGTKPREIFPTPIFNGYGEWVSSMYPDEPRTMQQPLKEGQVARWHSCASRGFVSSPPRHCK
- a CDS encoding molybdopterin-dependent oxidoreductase; this translates as MGTKIEKSAAFPLPRDQLQKTIAEKEAGSHNNFYEFLLGEGGFVCPLTNDFEVEPWAVEVSGECNKPTTFDLDAINAIGLEERLYAFRCVERWVMNVPWVGVPLAKLLERVEPTSDAKFVRFVSAAHR
- a CDS encoding TIGR03619 family F420-dependent LLM class oxidoreductase; the protein is MSAARHDVVSIVPKGQIGFGLHLPIAAQSLSFSQGWEGECGPAEMRRIAENADRLGYFYLAVSDHVAVPRELTERMSTIWYDTVATLAWCAAATKQIRLMSYVAILPYRHPLDSAKAYSTVDALSGGRLILGVGTGHAKAEFDALGVDFKRRGKLLDESIDAIAEAFREEYPSHEGPAFKFSDVGMKPRPVQRPRPPIWVGGSSKAAIRRAAERGDGWLPQGPPEMGMAGAIEMLRGHRAETRGDAPIEIGQNSPWMYVGKPTWDLPEGSISGSGEELAEPLRAAKALGVNHMGVRLRARSVHEQVDQLELFMREVAPLVNA